One window of the Dyella humicola genome contains the following:
- a CDS encoding sensor domain-containing diguanylate cyclase, which yields MLAQIHAETGSLTATEQWYLRYLDAWETMFEGDSAKSETQFHDVIDHSGDVTLAAKASALLLSNLGINRRYEEAFALANRLTTDLPQVKDPLARFMVLMNLSQMLNLAGQTDLAIKYAGMLDSATAAGESLCYPLSLQTAALYNGKRLSSSSPELQRAIDTCIAARQPVVSNTMWLVLGSLYVDEDQPRKAIALLDRIDSSIRTNHYYPHKLSGQVMRAQAYEKLGNASEAKKAALAAVAMANPGDISEWLRDAYEVLYKVEKEQGNTAAALSNYEHYVAQDKGNLNDISARTQAYELAQQRMLVQQLETEGLSKQNDILRLQQTLDTKAVENSRLYILLLLLVLVSVTFWLFRLKRSQLRFKKLSNHDGLTGIFNHQHFVSEAERALHLLERKLGSACLISLDLDHFKQVNDTHGHAMGDAVLRRTVAICQQQLRPVDLFGRLGGEEFGILLLDCSRDQGMAIADRIRTAIGATEVDRDGTVVSFSASFGLACTDTSGYGLQRLYMEADAALYRAKHAGRNRVMADIGNNSLSTPLSFLQ from the coding sequence TCGAGGGTGATTCCGCCAAGTCCGAAACCCAATTTCACGATGTAATCGATCACTCCGGTGACGTGACCCTGGCCGCCAAGGCATCGGCGTTGCTCTTGAGCAACCTGGGCATCAATCGACGCTACGAGGAGGCGTTCGCGCTGGCGAACCGGCTGACCACCGACCTGCCCCAGGTCAAGGACCCACTAGCCCGCTTCATGGTCCTGATGAATCTGTCGCAGATGCTGAATTTGGCCGGCCAAACCGATTTGGCCATCAAGTACGCAGGCATGCTGGACAGCGCGACCGCTGCTGGGGAGAGCCTGTGCTATCCCCTTTCCCTGCAAACCGCTGCGCTCTACAACGGCAAACGCCTGAGCTCGTCCAGCCCGGAACTGCAACGGGCCATCGATACCTGCATAGCCGCCCGGCAACCGGTCGTCTCCAACACCATGTGGCTCGTCCTGGGCAGTCTCTACGTGGATGAAGATCAACCGCGCAAAGCTATAGCCCTGCTTGACCGGATCGATTCCAGCATCCGTACCAACCATTACTACCCGCACAAGTTGTCGGGACAGGTCATGCGGGCACAGGCCTACGAGAAACTGGGCAACGCCAGTGAGGCCAAAAAGGCTGCGCTTGCTGCCGTGGCCATGGCCAACCCGGGCGACATCAGCGAGTGGCTGCGGGATGCCTACGAGGTGCTCTACAAGGTCGAGAAAGAGCAGGGCAACACTGCCGCCGCACTGTCGAACTACGAGCACTATGTCGCCCAGGACAAGGGCAATCTGAATGACATCAGTGCCAGGACGCAGGCCTATGAATTGGCCCAGCAACGCATGCTTGTCCAACAGCTCGAAACGGAAGGGCTAAGCAAGCAGAACGACATCCTGCGCTTGCAACAGACACTTGACACCAAGGCGGTCGAGAACAGCCGGCTCTATATCCTGTTGTTGCTCTTGGTACTGGTATCCGTCACCTTCTGGCTGTTCCGGCTCAAGCGCTCGCAACTTCGTTTCAAGAAGCTGTCCAACCACGACGGTCTTACCGGCATTTTCAACCACCAGCATTTTGTCAGTGAGGCCGAACGCGCGCTGCACCTGCTGGAGAGAAAACTTGGCTCTGCCTGCCTGATCTCTCTCGACCTGGATCATTTCAAGCAGGTCAACGACACCCACGGGCATGCGATGGGCGACGCCGTGCTGAGACGCACCGTTGCCATCTGCCAACAGCAATTGCGCCCGGTCGACTTGTTCGGACGGCTGGGCGGCGAGGAGTTCGGCATCCTGCTGCTCGACTGCTCTCGCGACCAGGGCATGGCTATCGCCGATCGCATTCGGACGGCCATTGGTGCTACCGAAGTGGATAGAGACGGTACGGTCGTATCGTTCTCCGCCAGCTTTGGCCTGGCCTGCACCGATACGTCCGGCTACGGCTTGCAGCGGCTTTACATGGAAGCGGATGCAGCGCTTTATCGGGCCAAGCACGCCGGGCGCAATCGCGTCATGGCTGATATCGGGAACAACAGTCTGTCCACGCCGTTATCTTTTTTGCAGTGA
- the glnA gene encoding type I glutamate--ammonia ligase, translated as MSSAAQKVLDLIQEHEVEFVDFRFADMLGKHHHVTFPAHAIDEGTFEDGKMFDGSSISGWKGINESDMILLPDPDTAYIDPFSAHTQMVLHCDVLEPSTMQAYGRDPRSIAKRGEAYLKSTGIADTAFFGPEPEFFIFDSVRWQNDMGRVFYEIGSEEAAWSSRYKYEDNNTGHRPGVKGGYFPVSPVDSLGDLRADMCKVLESLGQVVEVHHHEVANAGQCEIGVRFNTLVQKADELMTMKYVIKNVAHQNGKTVTFMPKPIVGDNGSGMHVHQSLSKDGNNLFAGDLYGGLSQTALWYIGGIFKHAKAINAFANSTTNSYKRLVPGYEAPVMLAYSARNRSASCRIPYVSSPKGRRIEVRFPDPMNSGYLVFTALMMAGLDGIINKIDPGAPADKDLYDLPPEEEKNIPQVCSSLDQALEALDKDRDFLKAGGVFTDDFIDAYIGVKMQEVTRYRASTHPLEFQMYYAL; from the coding sequence ATGTCGTCCGCCGCCCAGAAAGTTCTCGATCTGATCCAGGAACACGAAGTCGAATTCGTCGACTTCCGCTTTGCCGACATGCTCGGCAAGCACCATCACGTCACGTTCCCGGCCCATGCCATCGACGAAGGCACCTTCGAGGACGGCAAGATGTTCGACGGCTCGTCGATCAGCGGCTGGAAGGGCATCAACGAGTCCGACATGATCCTGCTGCCGGATCCGGATACCGCCTATATCGATCCGTTCAGCGCGCACACCCAGATGGTCTTGCATTGCGACGTGCTCGAGCCGTCGACCATGCAGGCGTACGGTCGTGACCCCCGCTCCATCGCCAAGCGCGGCGAGGCGTACCTCAAGTCCACCGGCATCGCCGACACGGCCTTCTTCGGTCCGGAGCCGGAGTTCTTCATTTTCGATTCCGTGCGCTGGCAGAACGACATGGGCCGCGTGTTCTACGAAATCGGCTCGGAAGAGGCTGCATGGAGCTCGCGCTACAAGTACGAGGACAACAACACCGGTCATCGCCCGGGCGTGAAGGGTGGCTACTTCCCGGTCAGCCCAGTCGACTCGTTGGGTGACCTGCGCGCCGACATGTGCAAGGTGCTCGAGTCGCTGGGCCAGGTCGTCGAAGTGCATCACCACGAAGTGGCCAATGCCGGCCAGTGCGAGATCGGCGTGAGGTTCAACACGCTGGTGCAGAAGGCCGACGAGCTGATGACGATGAAGTACGTCATCAAGAACGTCGCCCACCAGAATGGCAAGACCGTCACCTTCATGCCCAAGCCGATCGTTGGCGACAACGGTAGCGGCATGCACGTGCACCAGTCGCTGTCCAAGGACGGCAACAACCTGTTCGCGGGTGATCTGTACGGCGGCCTGTCGCAGACCGCGCTGTGGTACATCGGCGGCATCTTCAAGCATGCCAAGGCCATCAACGCGTTCGCCAACTCCACCACCAACAGCTACAAGCGCCTGGTGCCGGGCTACGAAGCGCCGGTGATGCTGGCCTACTCGGCCCGCAACCGTTCGGCCAGCTGCCGCATTCCGTACGTGTCCAGCCCGAAGGGCCGTCGCATCGAAGTGCGCTTCCCCGACCCGATGAACTCCGGCTACCTGGTGTTCACCGCGCTGATGATGGCCGGCCTCGACGGCATCATCAACAAGATCGACCCGGGCGCGCCGGCCGACAAGGATCTGTACGACCTGCCGCCGGAAGAAGAGAAGAACATCCCGCAGGTATGCTCCAGCCTCGACCAGGCGCTGGAAGCGCTCGACAAGGACCGTGACTTCCTCAAGGCCGGTGGCGTGTTCACCGACGACTTCATCGACGCCTACATCGGCGTGAAGATGCAGGAAGTGACCCGCTACCGCGCCAGCACGCATCCGCTGGAGTTCCAGATGTACTACGCGCTCTGA
- a CDS encoding undecaprenyl-diphosphate phosphatase: MSDLINVILLGIIEGITEFLPISSTGHLLIAEKFGLGERSDLFNVGIQAGAILAVTFIYWSRIWQLFTQWRVPANRDYLAKLLVAFLITSVLGFIAVNRGFKLPEAVTPVAWALVIGGVWMLAAERLAARQPDRTTVTWRVAILVGIAQMVAGIFPGTSRSAATIFTAMLAGTSNRAAATEFAFLVGIPTMYAASGYELLKVVKEGGVHEDWTALIVGFIVSGVVGFIAVKWLLGYIRSHRFTPFAIYRIALGIALLLLVPAGG; this comes from the coding sequence GTGAGTGACCTGATCAACGTCATCCTGCTCGGCATCATCGAGGGCATCACCGAGTTCCTGCCGATCTCGAGCACGGGACATCTGCTGATTGCCGAGAAGTTTGGCCTGGGCGAACGCTCGGACCTGTTCAACGTCGGCATCCAGGCCGGCGCCATTCTGGCGGTGACCTTCATTTACTGGAGCCGCATCTGGCAGCTGTTCACGCAATGGCGTGTGCCGGCCAACCGCGATTACCTAGCGAAATTGCTGGTGGCGTTCCTCATCACTTCGGTACTGGGCTTCATTGCAGTCAATCGCGGCTTCAAGCTGCCCGAGGCGGTGACGCCGGTGGCCTGGGCGCTGGTGATCGGCGGCGTCTGGATGCTCGCGGCGGAACGGCTGGCTGCTCGGCAGCCGGATCGCACCACCGTAACCTGGCGCGTGGCCATCCTGGTCGGCATCGCGCAGATGGTGGCGGGCATCTTCCCGGGCACCTCGCGCTCGGCGGCCACGATCTTCACCGCCATGCTGGCGGGCACCAGCAACCGCGCGGCGGCCACCGAATTCGCCTTCCTGGTCGGCATTCCCACCATGTACGCCGCCAGCGGCTATGAGTTGCTGAAGGTGGTCAAGGAAGGCGGCGTGCACGAGGACTGGACCGCGCTGATCGTCGGCTTCATCGTCTCCGGCGTGGTGGGCTTCATCGCGGTGAAGTGGCTGCTCGGCTATATCCGCAGCCATCGCTTTACTCCGTTCGCGATTTACCGCATCGCGCTGGGCATTGCCTTGTTGCTGCTGGTGCCGGCGGGCGGCTAG
- a CDS encoding DNA ligase, which produces MRRDARSRNRLSALFVLIGLVASSPVMAVEIASPIMLANVYHSGIALDDYWVSEKYDGVRGYWDGEKLLTRSGATIHAPIWFTARWPKTPMDGELWVGRGEFEVAAATIRQLPADDAAWRRVYYMVFDLPAHPGPFTERIPALQRVVTALNVPWVQPVLQYKVANESVLEVQLERVIKQGGEGLMLHRGASLYRAGRNDDLLKLKPYDDAEARVIAHLPGKGKYTGMLGALLVETPDGMRFRLGSGFTDAQRRNPPAIGSLVTYRYRSLTSNGKPRFATFMRVREEG; this is translated from the coding sequence ATGCGACGAGATGCTCGCTCACGTAACCGCCTCAGCGCGTTATTCGTTTTGATCGGTCTTGTCGCTAGCTCGCCCGTCATGGCCGTGGAAATCGCGTCGCCCATCATGTTGGCGAACGTCTATCACTCCGGCATCGCGCTTGATGATTATTGGGTCAGCGAAAAATACGACGGCGTGCGCGGATATTGGGATGGCGAGAAGCTCCTCACGCGCAGTGGAGCCACCATCCATGCACCCATCTGGTTCACCGCCCGCTGGCCGAAGACGCCAATGGATGGCGAGCTTTGGGTAGGACGGGGGGAATTCGAGGTGGCGGCGGCCACCATTCGCCAACTGCCGGCCGATGATGCCGCGTGGCGCCGCGTTTATTACATGGTATTCGATCTGCCGGCGCATCCCGGTCCGTTTACCGAACGCATTCCGGCGTTGCAGCGGGTAGTGACCGCGCTGAACGTTCCCTGGGTGCAGCCCGTGCTGCAATACAAGGTAGCCAACGAATCCGTGCTCGAGGTGCAACTCGAGCGCGTGATTAAACAAGGCGGTGAAGGCTTGATGCTCCACCGCGGCGCATCGCTATACCGCGCTGGGCGCAACGACGATTTGTTAAAGCTCAAGCCTTATGACGACGCGGAGGCACGGGTGATCGCGCATCTCCCAGGCAAGGGTAAATACACCGGCATGCTGGGTGCATTGCTGGTCGAAACGCCGGACGGCATGCGCTTTCGCCTGGGCTCGGGTTTCACCGACGCGCAGCGCCGCAACCCACCAGCCATCGGGAGTCTGGTGACTTATCGATATCGCAGCCTGACCTCAAACGGCAAACCGCGATTTGCCACCTTCATGCGGGTTCGTGAAGAAGGGTGA